The window GAGGACGCGCTGAACGCGACCCGGGCGGCGGTGGAAGAGGGGATCGTTCCCGGCGGTGGCGTCGCGCTGCTTCGGGCCGCTCTCAGCATCGACGCGCTGAAGCTCGAGGGGGACGAGAAGGTCGGCTCCGCCATCGTGCGGCGGGCCCTCGAGGAGCCCATCCGCCAGATCGTGGAGAACTCGGGGCTCGAGGGCTCGGTGGTGGTGGAAAAGGTCAAGGGGGCCCAGGTGGCGAGCTACGGCTTCGACGCCGAGCGGATGGAGTACGTGGACATGATGCAGGCCGGGATCATCGACCCGACCAAGGTGGAGCGGATCGCCCTGGAGAACGCGGCGTCGATCGCGTCGCTCCTCCTCACTACCGAGGCGCTGATCACCGACATCCCGGAGGAGGAGAAGAAGGCGCCGCCCATGCCGCACGGCGGCGACATGTATTAAGCCGGCGACACCCGGCGTCAGATCCTCGATACGGCCCCTGCTCCGCGCGGGCAGGGGCCGTCTTTTTTGCGCGAGGTCTTGACGCACTCCCGCGCGTCTGGTAATTGTGGGTGATCCCGAGCGCGACCGACACGCCCGGGAACTCTCATGCGCGCACTCCGCCACCGAGCAGCGCGCCGGGCGAGGGCTTGGTGCCCGGTGGATGGCGAGCGCGGCTGCGTGTTCAGGAAGGGAGGTGAACGGTCTGCGCCTGTACGAGACCTTACTGATCATCGACCCGCGGCCCACGGACGAGGAGGTCGCCCAGCTCCTGACGCGGCTCCAGGAGACGCTCAAGGAGCTGGGGGCCACCGTCCAGCGGGTGGACA is drawn from Candidatus Rokuibacteriota bacterium and contains these coding sequences:
- the groEL gene encoding chaperonin GroEL (60 kDa chaperone family; promotes refolding of misfolded polypeptides especially under stressful conditions; forms two stacked rings of heptamers to form a barrel-shaped 14mer; ends can be capped by GroES; misfolded proteins enter the barrel where they are refolded when GroES binds; many bacteria have multiple copies of the groEL gene which are active under different environmental conditions; the B.japonicum protein in this cluster is expressed constitutively; in Rhodobacter, Corynebacterium and Rhizobium this protein is essential for growth) → EDALNATRAAVEEGIVPGGGVALLRAALSIDALKLEGDEKVGSAIVRRALEEPIRQIVENSGLEGSVVVEKVKGAQVASYGFDAERMEYVDMMQAGIIDPTKVERIALENAASIASLLLTTEALITDIPEEEKKAPPMPHGGDMY